DNA sequence from the Salvia splendens isolate huo1 chromosome 19, SspV2, whole genome shotgun sequence genome:
TTGATCAATTTATGGTAAATCATGTAATTTCAAACATAACTGATTATATTGTAATTTTGACATGGGTCTTCATTTTTTATGAATAGAGTGCGTCTTCAGCAATTTTTCTTGCTTTGTCTATCCTCACGTATCCTGGTAGAAAAATTTCCCAAAgactaaaaaaatgagaaaattggCAAGGTTATGATATAATCGACTATTTTTAAGAGTTGCGTTATTGATTAGAAGTTAACAAACttggtggttttttttttttgataatttgtcttaatataaatagaattGTATAAATGATGATCATATTCTACatttagaaaatgaaatgaatgaatGGTGGAAAGTATAGGGAGAGAAGCAATGGACAGAAAATAATgtttggagaggaaatggagggGAAACATGTATGTATATAATGAAAGGATGGAGGTGGGATTGTGATTGAAAGGAGAGAAAAAGGTGGTTATTGATAAGCGTAATGTATAGAATAGGTAATGGTCTTTGGCCGTTGTTTGCATAGGGTCTCCTTGAATATCTGCAGTGATCTTGAGGAGGTCTTTTCCTATCCCTTCCGACACACTTGTTTCGAAaacaaggagaagaagaagaagaagccgagGAAAGGAGGAGGATCGCGAGGGAAACCGACCGGTTCAAGCAAGGGCGGCATCGTTGAAGCCAGGCTCGTCAGCCTCATGGACGTTTTGGGACTCATCCGCATCAGGGTGCGCCGCGGCATCAACCTGGCTGTCCGCGACACCCTCAGCAGCGACCCCTACTGCGTCGTCTCCTGCTCCAACCAGAAGGTGAAGACCAAGGTCGTCAGGGGCAACTGCAATCCCATCTGGAACGAGGAGCTCACTATCTACATCAAGGATTTCGATTCTCCCATTGTGCTGGTATGTACGTTCAGTGCAGTGTTCTTGCATTCTCGAGATAAAAAGATTGTCGTTGTAATAATTAATAAGCAACCCGTGTGTGTGCAGAATGTGTACGATAAGGACACGTTCACGGTGGACGACAGCATGGGATGCGCGCACATAGACATAGAGCCGCTGATAAAGTGTCTGAAGATGGGGCTGTCGAGCCTCCCCGACGGGACGAAGGTGGAGAGGGTGCACCCTACGAAGGAGAACTGCCTGGCCGAGGAGAGCACGATTGTGTGGAACAAAGGCGGGAAGATGACACAAGACATGATCCTCAGACTCAACGAGGTCGAATGCGGCAAAGTCCAACTACAGATTGAATGGATCGAGATTCCTGGCTGCAAAGGCCTCCATGCCTAATCCAATATCACTATTTTAGCTTATTACATAATTTCCAGTTTTTTCCTCACATTTTCCACACAAGTGCATATGATTAATATATAATGTCTAATTTACAATTCTGATATTCACACTGTACACTGTTCTTTGTTTGTTCAATGACTTCTCAAGCTTCGAAAAGACAGATCTTCTCCACATAAGGGGAGACTAGTGTGTTATAGTAGTTCACCAAATAATAAACAACTTCCATTGTATTTATCCAATCAATAATTTGGCAATTAGAAAACCAAAGTTTGCTATCTAAACCCATTAAATTAATCATCAGCCACGTCATAAGAGCATCAACATCATCGGGCTCAAGGGAGTATTGAGCACACATGATTGTGCTCACACACCATTGCCGCAGCCTGAGCATGTGATGATTGTGCTCTAATAAATTTCAATTCGAAAATGTTGAGGACAAACCCATCCTACATTGGGAGTATGAggaaagttggaaggtgtatataattcatgtccaaccccaatCAATTTGAGGCTTTTTGGGAGTGATCTAGAAACAAATTCTTGCGGGCTTGAACTCACGAATAACTTGAATATGAAACCACTTAAACCAGTGACGAAGCcagaaatatttttttggggggtccaaatatttttattgatgactaaataccataaaaaatactattttttcatttatttaatgaTTAAATCTTACAATGATTACTTTTAATTTTCTGCGAATCTTGAATAAGAGAACTTTGAGATTGAAATTGAATGATCATTATAAAGAAATGAATAAAGATTATGGATTATATTCTTAGACTAAAAGTTGttagtataaaatattttcatatttaagGAATATTATAGAAGTCTaagaatatttaatttatcaactatgaaattaaattttaaaataatcaaatgTTGCAAAGTCACAAATAATAagcattaaaattaaattaattagtagaTGTGGATgtgtaaaaaaataagaattttatgAATGATAAAAATTATAAGTAAAAAGGTTTTGCAAAGTGGCTaacattaatatttttaaaatgaacaGAATATATAAATGGAAGACATTGAAATAGAATAGCTTAAGTGGtgtgtataaaaaaaattaagtgaaGAAAATATATCTATTGTTCTATGGGAGATTCGATCACAATACCTCAAGGATGAGAGGAGGGTCCATTGACCAACTGCGCCAAGAAAGTATTAGTGTAATGCtaaagcatatatatatatataataaaagttCCCATGGCTGGGGGGCCCAGTGGCCCCCCAGGCCCCAGTGTGGCTTCGTCCCTGACTTAAACCAATTTCATATCAAGGTGATCAACTAATACCACTATATTCCAAATTAATGCCCTGCTGaaattatgtaaaaaaaattaattatgtaattttcgttattttattttaaattaatcaatGCCATATcaaggagtatttattttgtgtattggcAAACCAatttaattgttattattattataaaagcTAAGAAATTAGAGATATAAACCTCAATTTTTAATGCTAAAAATTGTGAATAATGCTCAAGATCTTAGTAATTTAAACAACTATTAGACGAAGTGGAATGAATAAAACTGCAGCCGAATTCTACTAATTAAGTCATACTAGTATAAATTGACATAAATTTGTGTCAATACCCTTCCtcaaaaaatattaaacatGTTAGAATTTTTTTGATCAAGTTGGATCAGCCTATCCATAGCTGGGTCAGTCAATTATTTTTGTTTCGATTATTAATAGAAATCAATTAGTAGTAAGTAAGACTTTGTATAGTTTAAGtccaaaaaaatactaataaactGGATGATCTAGCTAGATTAAGAAAATGCACAAACTTGAtagtttatataaatatatgaaagtTTGATTTGAGGAAGCAACAAACAGGGCAGACACTCACATAGATTACAACACACACCATAACTACATAGACAATCGAACAAGAGATAAGATGATACTCGACAGAGCATTTATTAATTGAGTGTCGAGCATTTATTAATTGAGATGGTGAGTCTCGATATCTTTGGTGACGTGGAGGCAGAACTCCATGAGCGTGTGAGGATCAGCAGTATCATCCTTCACCTTCTCGTACTCGATGGTCCACGTCACCAGGTTGTCTTCCCCTTTCGTGTCCACGTGGACCGTCAGCTTTATCTCCTTGTAATGCTCCATCAGATCCCCTTCTATCACTTTGAACGTCACCGACTTGTTCTCCTCATCTATGGCTTCGATTATCTCCTTCGCCACCCTCTTCTTCCCATCTACACACGCGAACTCACTTTTTTCACTATAGTGTTCTCACATAGTACTAACAATAAAAACCACATgcgaaaacacacacacacacataacaTGTGGGACTAAAAGGAGTAAATGTTGGTAAAATGTAAGAAAATAGGTTCACCGAGAGCCTCTACCGATATTTTTTTCTGCGTACCGTGGAAGTAGTTCCAGACGATGACGGATCCGACTTTGCCCCATTCGCCGTCATgcaaatcacatgtttggaTCTTGTCTGGGCAAATGCCTGAGATCTGATGTGGTTTCTCTCTGAACAATTCATGGAACACATCTCCATCAGATTTTATGTTAATCTTATCAACCAACTTCCCACTAAGCCCAGccatattctctctctttttctaaATATGAAATATCACAAATATGCAAGTTTTGATGTGATTATGAGCTTGCACACCCTTCTTCATATAGGCCTCAAAATGCTTCTAGAATCacatttttcctatatttttaaGTTTTTCATGATGATAATGTGGGACACTGCTCACtgtcatttaaattatttttgtttttttttcttgcatTATTGCCTCTTAAATTTATTGAATTTCTTACATATTTACAGGTCGATCGAATTAtttgagaataaaataaatgggTATCAATAATTAATTGGCTTACCATGATACACGTTGATTTAATTATTGCATGGTGCAGGTATGTAAGatcaagatatatatatataacaatgaATACATTGTCCCACAAGGCCACAAGTCACAACTAGACAATAAATATCTTTGTCCCACAACTAGACGATAAATTTCAGTTTGAAAAAGATTTCTCCTTTAATTACTAAATTAAAAGTTTGGATTAGCAtgattatatttatagataatgAGAAACTATAACTTTAAAAATACTTGATGTATGAAAAAACTAGTCTTTGTGTGAAAAAACAGAAGAAATAATAACAAATAATTATGGAACTAAACACGAGGTCGCTTAAAGCGAAAAAACACCTTAAATACAGAACGCAgaacaaaaaagaaatataGTTTGAGAACACCTAGGTcatttttacttcattattggaAATTCAGATTTTAAGATGAATAAATAATCTAAAATTGACCTAGGTCATTTAAAAATCCAAATTTcctataataaattaaaaacgaAGTAAAAATAACCTTAATTGCTCTCTTATACTGACCTAATTTAGTCCTGTATAGATCACATAACACAAAGTACTACctctaaatatagaaagttcGATGTAGATATTCTTAATTAGAGGATGGAATGTTTATAGTTTACTCAAAGCTTAGATTTTGTACATCTTAGATTTTAACTTTACTCATATGCAACGTTATGAATTCAAGTGACAataaatttattgattttgtaCATGTGTGGTTGTCCTATCATGAAGATTTGCTGAGATTTTGTTTATTTAGTTAATTGAAATATCAATTATGTTAGTCACATTATCTGAGATCGGCAGATAATGACTATCTTAATTACACCTAatagcatccccatccgtgctcttgccaaagagcacggatATGGACttggacccacttttattatttttttactcattgctcttaggcaagagcacaacactcacattcatgctcttccgcaaggacatgctcaagggtcccacattctattattcaatttaaataaaaatattttcataatattaaaatgcattaaaaatatccggaatactattacaaattacaaaaaaaattaaaaattacataattaaaatattaaaaattaaaaattacataattaaaatactaaaaatttaaaattacacaattaaaatcctaaaaaataaaaaatacataattaaaggctaaaaaataccctcgtggaagactattcctcTGGCTCTATCCTCAATGTTCTTCGGAGACCtcgtatcattgccaaatgtgaatcaagctgctcgggggtcatatttggcCTAtcagccaaattgagttgggccaaaagggttcacaatgagttggtggggggttgaggtggcacaaagggagcgggagcgggagcgggagcggatggagtcgcggcgcgacggcggttggtcgtcgccttcttccttccttgcggccggcgttggggcTACCCAAattagctccggcgagctggctagccacctcatcctcgccggcgtcggatagagataccgacctcgaccgtttgttGGAGGAGTTgaaggaggatgatacgcctcccctatacttcggatgcacactcACCTCCAGCcaagcgctgaggtacttgaacggtttgtaatttatggattggtaggtcgccaagatgacactgatgatgtcgagctcacTCCTACCGCTCCCCGctgaccgctcttcctggaggtaatatccctggaacttttggatttcttcgttggctctgaatatggcattgcacaccatactctcattgcacTCGATGGTTCTAGCCGgacggttttcattgtaccggggagagacgcgccaccaaaacctatccccgctttggttcgtgcctatctccggatcttcggagataatcaaatatgctttgaataattgatccatctccgccgAAGTGTACgtggtgcggacaccacgaggagtaggagtaggagtaggaaggggaggagtttgagagccgccgccgccgctccctcccgatctgggttcgggtgcccactcgtatcgcccatcgggggcatcttagtagtccaccgggtaaggccggtagccactcgaaAATTgagaatcttgggtttgaggaggggccgaaaattgcgtttccggactaggaaatggttgtgagccgaaccattcgtggttccaaccgcgtgagtcggaggggtgatctcCGGAGAcagacatttttttttgtaagtaacagtgaaagattgagaattgataagagaagatgagagaatttagatgagaattgtgtagtgtggtctgaaattttttgtgtggaagtaggactatttatagatgaaaatgtgaattttggggggaaaaattgaaaaataaattaaaagtggggagaaaacggatataattttttgagaagtgggaaaatattttttatatttattcgaattttttaattaaaatccgattaaaaaaaaaaagaaattgccaacggcattgtcgttggccaatcaggaaacgccacgtcagctgctcgctggcacggacgtgctcgatgcatcgagcagcgccgtgccagcggcaccgACGCCGTCCGTCGGCGcaagcaccgctgcggatgctccaactatcattttttaaatcttgTTAGTCAAATTATCTGAGATTAACAGATTATGACTATCTTAATTAGAGAAGAACTATTTTAATCTGACAGTAATTATTTTACCATTAATGGGatgaaatgattattttatttataggtcaaatttaaaataaccaTGAGCTTAAGTAAAGGTTAATAACAGTCGTAATCGTAAAGGCTACTGACTATCTTGAAGTTGAAGATAGTCCTTAAccaatttttgaattaattatttttattgcaaTTTTATCAAGGTCAAGTATTCTATCCATACAAAAACTTATTAGAATTAATATATTGCTTATAAAATCAGAAATTTGATCAAACTTTAATTAGTTCCGTACTTCCcaaaaattaaacaataaagACTAAAGTCTCTTTTTTGGTCTTTAACATATagcgatttttttttattttggtccataacattatattttgaattattcggtcccttacaaataaaaatgggtcacatttggtccattttggacggaaTCGTCAAATGTTTGAcagttttaattaccgggtcacaaatccgtcactaatccgccACTAATTGAGAGAAACTAATCTGTCACTAAATAAAAACACTAAAatcaataatatttaaaatttttaaaaaaagactTGAAATAAATACATACAATCAGGCATTGAAATTTCTATCAATCAAAAACATTAGCAGATTTAATATCTCTATGAATCACAGGTGGATTCAAAGAATGCAACACATCGACAGCTTTAGCAATCTGCAAAGCCAATTTGATCCTCCACCCCCAATTCAGGGGCCGTGAGGTGGAATGCAAAACATCAAAAAGTGTACCGTTGCTCATGAATTCGACCACCAAAAGGCGATCTTGGGAGGGATTCTTGGTGAATCCGACGAGATTGACCAATCTAGGGATCTACAGCTTGGACAAGATGTCGAATTCGTTCTCCAATCTAGGGAGGCCGTGGCTGCCCCGGGCGAGGAGAGTGGTGGCGGAGAAGTTGTCGGTGGCCAATTCGAGATCTTTGTAGTTGAATTCTTGGAGTTTGATGGGATTGGGGGTTGAGGCGAGGTGGGAATCGGCGATGGAGATGGAGGATTCtgctttaaatttaaatattattgattttaatgtttttatttagtgacggattagtgacggatttgtgacccggtaattaaaaccgtaaaaaatttgacggttccgtccaaaatggaccaaatgtgacccgtttttatttgtgagggaccgaataattcaaaagataatgttatggaccaaaataaaaaaatcgatatATGTTAAGGACAAAAAAAGACTTTAGTCAACAATAAATTGAGAAGTTTTAGAAATTTGTCcaagattatttttttgaacaaatgcgATGTTGAGTTGACACACATATATGAGTTTAAAGACGTGTATAAATAGTGACACGACTTATATTATAACTACTGACTTTTAGTAAGTAAATTAGCTTTTAACACTTTTATTTATCataaaaatcaaatgaattgTTAAATCCACTCAGTTTCAAATTTCAATCCTCAGGCCCATGACGCTAAAGCAAATCGATCTATTATTGTCATTGTTGGACACTAATTAAACTAAATCATAATGTTAGgaatagtactcctactatttttctaaaatgatcACTAAGggcacctgcaatggggcgcccgatggcgtccatcgtcctcgggcgcagACGATGCGcacattgtgggtgcccgccatcgtccgcgccattgtgggctcggcggacaatggcgcggacgataggccatcgtccgcgacgtagggcgccccattgcgggttcGGCgaacgatggcacgcgttttttatggctatttaaacctcgtttctcattcacttgttcgtACGAACATCTCACCTCTCTCATTtcgctcatctctcacatttctgaCTCTCTCAAATACCAtaatgaaccacgacgatgaCGCCACTAGTTCTAGCTCCTCGGAGTCGGGTAGTTCGACCTCGGCCACCTCggaagcctta
Encoded proteins:
- the LOC121778724 gene encoding kirola-like, with translation MAGLSGKLVDKINIKSDGDVFHELFREKPHQISGICPDKIQTCDLHDGEWGKVGSVIVWNYFHDGKKRVAKEIIEAIDEENKSVTFKVIEGDLMEHYKEIKLTVHVDTKGEDNLVTWTIEYEKVKDDTADPHTLMEFCLHVTKDIETHHLN
- the LOC121778768 gene encoding protein C2-DOMAIN ABA-RELATED 7-like, whose product is MVFGRCLHRVSLNICSDLEEVFSYPFRHTCFENKEKKKKKPRKGGGSRGKPTGSSKGGIVEARLVSLMDVLGLIRIRVRRGINLAVRDTLSSDPYCVVSCSNQKVKTKVVRGNCNPIWNEELTIYIKDFDSPIVLNVYDKDTFTVDDSMGCAHIDIEPLIKCLKMGLSSLPDGTKVERVHPTKENCLAEESTIVWNKGGKMTQDMILRLNEVECGKVQLQIEWIEIPGCKGLHA